A portion of the Enterobacter sp. SA187 genome contains these proteins:
- the urtB gene encoding urea ABC transporter permease subunit UrtB encodes MKILPALGVLLLSGLLMASHAYAGPAAEYGQASRAQQIQLLQQWAAAPEASRLPFLQKLNEAEVVTDTRGQLFTPAGDKFIPLEGEAAPVGSVKKIFLNNRLRGLIKSALASHQLVSPDDAVRLQAALTLQANAQADQLPLLSARLAAEQDDRVHTALAIAVANLQLADSRAEKRLEAVKLLGEASDPQVQASLMRLTDPQAEPDPAVRAAAAESLAQVQQRLKWGEWLGQAFSGISLGSILLLAALGLAITYGLLGVINMAHGEMLMIGAYSTWLVQDLFSRVAPEWLAFYPLAALPVAFLITAAVGMILERTIIRHLYGRPLETLLATWGISLMLIQCVRMLFGTQNLEVANPAWLSGGWAVLPNLVLPYNRLAVILFVAGVLTLTWLLLNKTRLGMNVRAVTQNRRMADCCGVPTGRVDMLAFGLGSGIAGLGGVALSQLGNVGPELGQGYIIDSFLVVVTGGVGQLAGTVVAALGLGVLNKVLEPQTGAVLAKIAILVLIVLFIQKRPQGLFAFKGRVID; translated from the coding sequence ATGAAAATACTCCCGGCTTTGGGCGTTCTTCTTTTAAGCGGTCTGCTGATGGCAAGCCACGCATACGCCGGGCCTGCCGCTGAGTACGGTCAGGCCAGCCGCGCGCAGCAGATCCAGTTGCTCCAGCAGTGGGCCGCCGCGCCTGAAGCTTCACGCCTGCCGTTTCTGCAAAAGCTTAATGAGGCGGAAGTGGTGACGGATACGCGCGGTCAGCTGTTTACGCCAGCGGGTGACAAATTTATCCCGCTGGAAGGCGAGGCCGCCCCGGTGGGCAGCGTCAAAAAAATCTTCCTTAATAACCGCCTGCGCGGGCTGATCAAAAGCGCGCTGGCCTCGCATCAACTGGTCAGCCCCGATGACGCCGTGCGGCTTCAGGCGGCGCTGACGTTACAGGCTAATGCTCAGGCCGATCAGCTGCCGCTGCTCAGCGCGCGCCTGGCCGCGGAACAGGATGATCGGGTACATACCGCGCTGGCGATTGCGGTGGCGAATTTACAGCTGGCGGACAGCCGGGCGGAAAAACGCCTGGAAGCGGTGAAACTGCTGGGTGAAGCCAGCGATCCGCAGGTGCAGGCCAGCCTGATGCGCCTGACGGATCCGCAGGCGGAGCCGGATCCGGCGGTGCGTGCCGCCGCGGCGGAAAGTCTGGCGCAGGTGCAGCAGCGCCTGAAGTGGGGCGAGTGGCTGGGGCAGGCGTTCAGCGGCATTTCGCTGGGATCGATCCTGCTGCTGGCAGCTTTGGGGCTGGCGATCACCTATGGCCTGCTGGGGGTGATCAATATGGCCCACGGCGAGATGCTGATGATCGGCGCGTACTCCACCTGGCTGGTGCAGGATCTGTTTTCGCGCGTGGCCCCGGAGTGGCTGGCGTTCTACCCGCTGGCGGCGCTGCCGGTGGCCTTCCTGATCACCGCCGCGGTGGGCATGATCCTTGAGCGTACCATTATCCGCCATCTTTATGGCCGACCGCTGGAAACCCTGCTCGCCACCTGGGGGATCAGCCTGATGCTGATCCAGTGCGTGCGCATGCTGTTTGGTACGCAAAATCTCGAAGTGGCCAACCCGGCCTGGCTCTCCGGCGGCTGGGCGGTACTGCCGAATCTGGTGCTGCCGTACAACCGGCTGGCGGTGATCCTCTTTGTGGCGGGCGTGCTGACCCTTACCTGGCTGCTGCTTAACAAAACCCGTCTCGGCATGAACGTGCGGGCGGTGACGCAAAACCGCCGTATGGCGGACTGCTGCGGCGTGCCGACCGGACGGGTGGACATGCTGGCGTTCGGTCTCGGCTCCGGCATCGCCGGACTGGGGGGCGTGGCCTTATCGCAGCTGGGCAACGTTGGCCCGGAACTGGGGCAGGGCTACATCATCGACTCCTTCCTCGTGGTGGTCACCGGCGGCGTCGGCCAGCTGGCGGGCACGGTGGTGGCGGCGCTGGGGCTGGGCGTGCTCAACAAAGTGCTGGAGCCGCAGACCGGCGCGGTGCTGGCGAAAATCGCCATTCTGGTCCTGATCGTGCTGTTTATCCAGAAACGGCCGCAGGGGTTATTTGCATTCAAAGGGCGGGTAATTGACTGA
- a CDS encoding GNAT family N-acetyltransferase, translating into MEILEGHNKFYVNNADGEQIAEIVFVPTGEHLSIIEHTDVDPSLKGQGVGKQLVARVVEKMRQEERKIIPLCPFAKHEFDNTREYDDIRA; encoded by the coding sequence ATGGAAATCCTTGAAGGCCATAATAAATTTTATGTGAATAATGCCGACGGCGAGCAGATCGCGGAAATCGTTTTCGTCCCGACCGGCGAGCATTTAAGCATTATCGAACATACCGATGTCGACCCGAGCCTGAAAGGTCAGGGCGTCGGCAAACAGCTGGTGGCGCGCGTGGTTGAAAAAATGCGTCAGGAAGAGCGAAAAATTATCCCGCTCTGCCCGTTTGCCAAACATGAGTTTGATAATACCCGCGAGTATGACGATATCCGCGCCTGA
- a CDS encoding type II toxin-antitoxin system RelE/ParE family toxin, whose amino-acid sequence MWEIITRKLFDRWFEEQTEEVQEEILAHFVILEEDGPHLGRPQVDQIKGSQYQNMKELRVQVAGHPFRAFFAFDPQRKAIVLCAADKKGETDKIFYKRMIKIADAEFKSHLKSPEVKENGDA is encoded by the coding sequence GTGTGGGAAATCATTACGCGAAAGCTGTTTGATAGGTGGTTTGAGGAACAGACCGAGGAAGTACAGGAAGAAATTTTAGCCCACTTCGTCATTCTCGAAGAGGATGGTCCACACTTAGGACGACCACAGGTAGACCAGATCAAGGGATCGCAATACCAGAACATGAAGGAACTTCGCGTACAGGTTGCGGGGCATCCATTCCGGGCATTCTTCGCATTTGATCCGCAGCGAAAAGCGATTGTGTTATGCGCGGCAGATAAGAAAGGTGAAACGGATAAAATCTTCTATAAACGTATGATTAAGATTGCCGATGCTGAGTTCAAATCGCATCTGAAATCACCGGAGGTTAAAGAAAATGGCGACGCTTAA
- a CDS encoding (4Fe-4S)-binding protein produces MDKALLDAGYRLYSGQQIDVYFNTALCQHAGKCVRGSAALFDLKRKPWIMPDEVDAATVTRIIDTCPSGALQYRQKKESE; encoded by the coding sequence ATGGATAAAGCACTCCTGGATGCGGGCTACCGCCTCTACAGCGGTCAGCAAATAGATGTCTATTTCAATACCGCACTCTGTCAGCATGCCGGAAAGTGCGTACGCGGCAGCGCGGCGCTTTTCGATCTGAAACGCAAACCCTGGATCATGCCGGATGAAGTGGATGCGGCAACGGTCACACGCATTATCGACACCTGCCCGAGCGGTGCACTTCAGTACCGCCAGAAAAAAGAGAGTGAATAA
- a CDS encoding GntR family transcriptional regulator: MQMAASGKNDKTRSAGLAERIYQALKNEIFDFRLMPGEHFSESEISARMSASRTPVRQALFWLEHEGYVQVYSRSGWQVRPFDFTYYEALYDFRIVLEREAVRRLCGMPPGLCSEHLAPLTAFWIAAPRMTPGKALSLMDEQFHTTLVQSTGNSEMVRVHVELTEKMRIIRHLDFTREDRVEATYNEHARILQAIEDQNTGEAQQLLTGHISQSKAEVRKITLHMLQQASLQPVSP, encoded by the coding sequence ATGCAAATGGCGGCGAGCGGTAAAAATGACAAAACGCGCAGCGCGGGGCTGGCGGAACGCATCTATCAGGCGCTGAAAAACGAAATTTTCGATTTCCGCCTGATGCCCGGCGAGCATTTCAGCGAAAGCGAGATCTCCGCCCGTATGTCCGCCAGCCGCACGCCGGTGCGTCAGGCGCTGTTCTGGCTGGAGCACGAAGGCTATGTGCAGGTGTATTCCCGCAGCGGCTGGCAGGTGCGGCCTTTTGATTTCACCTACTACGAAGCGCTGTATGACTTTCGCATCGTGCTGGAGCGGGAAGCGGTGCGCCGCCTGTGCGGCATGCCGCCGGGTCTCTGTTCAGAGCATCTTGCGCCGCTTACCGCCTTCTGGATCGCCGCGCCGCGTATGACGCCGGGCAAGGCGCTGTCGCTGATGGACGAACAGTTTCATACCACGCTGGTGCAGAGCACCGGCAACAGCGAAATGGTGCGGGTGCACGTCGAGCTGACGGAGAAGATGCGCATTATTCGCCACCTCGATTTCACCCGCGAGGATCGCGTTGAGGCGACCTACAACGAGCACGCCCGCATTTTGCAGGCCATCGAAGATCAGAACACCGGGGAGGCGCAACAGCTGCTGACCGGACACATTTCCCAAAGCAAAGCCGAGGTCAGAAAAATCACACTACACATGCTCCAGCAGGCCAGTTTGCAACCCGTTTCACCGTAG
- the uca gene encoding urea carboxylase, with protein sequence MFNTVLIANRGEIACRAIRTLKRLGITSVAVYSDADKNAEHVKQADVALPLGGEKASDSYLRIDKIIAAAQESGAQAIWPGYGFLSESLAFAAACDSAGIVFIGPTAEQIGEFGLKHRARELAAAAGVPMTPGTGLLNSLPEALNAAELIGYPVMLKSTAGGGGIGLTRCADDEALAQAWESVRRLGEQFFSDAGVFLERCIDRARHIEVQIFGDGQGNVVALGERDCSLQRRNQKVVEETPAPHLPPATREALLNAAVQLGKQVNYRSAGTVEFIYDSAQDAFYFLEVNTRLQVEHPVTECVTGLDLVECMLRVAAGESIDWARLAQAPQGAAIEVRIYAENPLKNFQPSPGVLTEVVFPSDVRIDTGVITGSEVSAFYDPMIAKLIVHAPTREAALAKLQQALNATRLHGIATNLDYLRQITASDAFVDGNVWTRMLDSVTVESAVIEVLQPGTWSSVQDYPGRLGYWDIGVPPSGPMDDFAFRLANRIVGNHDAAAGLEFTLQGPVLRFHAAAVIALTGADCQATLDGETVPLWQPVTVQAGQTLALGRAQSGCRGYLAVRNGIDVPEYLGSRSTFALGQFGGHAGRTLSVADLLPISRPALIACTTPVPVSEPQGLSPVLIPTYGDEWRIGVLYGPHGAPDFFTQASIDDFFASEWQVHYNSNRLGVRLVGPKPGWARPNGGEAGLHPSNVHDCEYAIGAINFTGDFPVILTRDGPSLGGFVCPVTIAKAELWKVGQVKPGDRIRFYPMSIEEAVARENAMDRIIDSLQTSPLATFEVPSLAERNGVSAAALVSLPASAGAPAIVYRQVGDNYILIEYGDNVLDLALRLRVHLIMAQLRELSHPGIKELSPGVRSLQVRYDSKLISQQALVALLLETESRTGDVSQMKVPSRIVHLPMAFEDRATLDAVSRYQDTVRASAPWLPNNVDFIQRINGLESREAVKATIFDASYLILGLGDVYLGAPCAVPVDPRHRLLSSKYNPARTFTAEGTVGIGGMYMCIYGMDSPGGYQLVGRTLPIWNKFLKNDQFSAGEPWLLRFFDQVRFYPVSEEELDRLREDFREGRATVRIEETVFDFPAHLQFLDDNADDISRFRQHQAAAFETEVERWQLDDDSSQEIAPVAEEAIDEDAQPVMADMSGNIWKVLVQPGDEVTAGQPLVIVEAMKMELAIVAPQAGRVKRLGCKPGRPVNPGDSLLWLE encoded by the coding sequence ATGTTTAATACCGTCCTTATCGCTAACCGCGGCGAAATTGCCTGCCGCGCCATCCGCACCCTGAAGCGCCTCGGCATCACCAGCGTGGCGGTGTACTCCGACGCCGACAAAAACGCCGAACACGTTAAACAGGCGGATGTCGCACTGCCACTTGGCGGAGAAAAAGCCAGCGACAGCTATCTGCGCATCGACAAAATCATTGCCGCGGCGCAGGAGAGCGGGGCGCAGGCCATCTGGCCCGGCTACGGTTTTCTCTCCGAAAGCCTGGCGTTCGCCGCCGCCTGCGACAGCGCCGGGATCGTCTTTATCGGCCCGACCGCAGAACAGATCGGCGAGTTCGGCCTCAAGCACCGCGCCCGTGAGCTGGCCGCCGCCGCAGGCGTGCCGATGACGCCGGGCACCGGTCTGCTCAATTCCCTGCCGGAGGCGCTTAACGCCGCGGAGTTGATCGGCTATCCGGTGATGCTGAAAAGCACCGCGGGCGGCGGCGGCATCGGCCTGACGCGCTGCGCCGACGACGAGGCGCTGGCACAGGCCTGGGAAAGCGTGCGCCGTCTGGGAGAGCAGTTCTTCAGCGATGCGGGGGTATTCCTCGAACGCTGCATCGATCGCGCGCGCCATATCGAAGTACAGATTTTTGGCGACGGGCAGGGCAACGTGGTGGCCCTCGGCGAGCGCGACTGCTCCCTGCAACGCCGCAATCAGAAAGTGGTGGAGGAGACGCCCGCGCCGCATCTGCCGCCCGCCACCCGCGAGGCGCTGCTGAACGCCGCCGTGCAACTCGGGAAACAGGTGAACTACCGCAGCGCCGGGACGGTGGAGTTTATCTACGACAGCGCACAGGACGCCTTCTATTTTCTCGAAGTGAACACCCGCTTACAGGTGGAGCATCCGGTGACCGAGTGCGTCACCGGGCTTGACCTGGTGGAGTGCATGCTGCGGGTCGCCGCCGGGGAGTCCATCGACTGGGCGCGGCTGGCGCAGGCACCGCAGGGCGCGGCCATCGAAGTGCGTATTTACGCCGAAAACCCGCTGAAAAACTTCCAGCCAAGCCCCGGCGTGCTGACCGAAGTGGTGTTCCCGTCGGACGTGCGCATTGATACCGGCGTCATCACCGGCAGCGAGGTGTCAGCGTTTTACGATCCGATGATCGCCAAACTGATCGTCCATGCGCCAACCCGCGAGGCGGCGCTGGCAAAACTTCAGCAGGCGCTGAACGCCACGCGTCTGCACGGCATCGCCACCAACCTCGATTATCTGCGGCAGATCACCGCCAGCGACGCCTTCGTGGACGGCAACGTCTGGACGCGGATGCTCGACAGCGTAACGGTGGAGAGCGCGGTAATTGAAGTGCTGCAACCCGGCACCTGGAGCAGCGTGCAGGATTATCCGGGACGCCTCGGCTACTGGGACATCGGCGTGCCGCCGTCCGGCCCGATGGATGATTTTGCTTTCCGGCTGGCGAACCGCATTGTCGGCAACCACGACGCGGCGGCGGGGCTGGAGTTTACCCTGCAAGGCCCGGTGCTGCGTTTTCACGCCGCGGCGGTGATCGCCCTGACCGGCGCGGACTGCCAGGCTACCCTGGACGGCGAGACCGTTCCCCTGTGGCAGCCGGTAACGGTGCAGGCGGGGCAGACGCTGGCGCTGGGCCGCGCGCAAAGCGGTTGTCGCGGTTATCTGGCAGTACGTAACGGTATCGACGTGCCGGAATATCTCGGCAGCCGATCCACTTTCGCGCTCGGGCAGTTTGGCGGTCACGCCGGGCGCACCCTCAGCGTGGCAGATCTGCTGCCCATTTCCCGTCCGGCGCTGATCGCCTGCACCACGCCCGTGCCGGTGAGCGAGCCGCAGGGGCTGTCACCGGTGCTGATCCCGACGTATGGCGATGAGTGGCGCATCGGCGTGCTTTACGGCCCGCACGGCGCGCCGGATTTCTTCACCCAGGCGTCCATTGACGACTTCTTTGCCAGCGAATGGCAGGTGCACTACAACTCCAACCGCCTCGGCGTACGGCTGGTCGGGCCTAAACCCGGCTGGGCGCGGCCCAACGGCGGCGAGGCCGGACTGCATCCCTCTAACGTGCATGACTGTGAATACGCCATTGGCGCAATTAACTTTACCGGCGATTTTCCGGTGATCCTCACCCGTGACGGGCCAAGCCTCGGCGGTTTTGTCTGCCCGGTGACCATCGCCAAAGCCGAACTGTGGAAAGTGGGCCAGGTGAAGCCCGGCGACCGCATCCGCTTTTATCCGATGAGCATTGAGGAAGCGGTGGCGCGGGAGAACGCCATGGATCGCATTATCGACTCGCTGCAAACCAGCCCGCTGGCTACCTTTGAGGTGCCGTCCCTGGCGGAGCGCAACGGCGTCTCCGCGGCGGCGCTGGTGTCGCTTCCGGCGTCCGCCGGTGCGCCGGCCATTGTCTATCGCCAGGTGGGGGATAACTACATTCTCATCGAGTACGGCGATAACGTGCTCGATCTGGCGCTGCGTCTGCGCGTGCACCTGATCATGGCGCAACTGCGTGAGCTGTCGCATCCCGGCATTAAAGAGCTGTCGCCGGGCGTGCGCTCCTTACAGGTGCGTTACGACAGCAAGCTTATCAGCCAGCAGGCGCTGGTGGCGCTGTTGCTGGAAACCGAATCGCGCACCGGCGATGTCAGCCAGATGAAAGTGCCGTCGCGCATCGTGCACCTGCCGATGGCCTTTGAAGATCGCGCCACTCTTGACGCCGTCAGCCGCTATCAGGATACGGTGCGCGCCAGCGCCCCCTGGCTGCCGAACAACGTTGATTTTATTCAGCGCATTAATGGTCTTGAAAGTCGCGAGGCGGTGAAGGCGACGATTTTTGACGCCAGCTATCTGATCCTCGGCCTGGGCGATGTGTACCTCGGCGCGCCCTGCGCGGTGCCGGTCGATCCCCGTCACCGGCTGTTAAGTTCCAAATACAACCCGGCGCGTACTTTTACCGCCGAAGGCACGGTGGGTATTGGCGGCATGTATATGTGCATCTACGGGATGGATTCCCCCGGCGGTTATCAGCTGGTAGGGCGCACGCTGCCGATCTGGAACAAGTTCCTGAAAAACGACCAGTTCAGCGCGGGCGAACCCTGGCTGCTGCGCTTCTTCGACCAGGTGCGTTTCTACCCGGTCAGCGAAGAAGAGCTGGATCGGCTGCGGGAGGATTTCCGCGAAGGCCGCGCCACCGTGCGCATCGAAGAAACGGTGTTCGATTTCCCGGCACACCTGCAATTCCTGGACGATAACGCCGACGACATCAGCCGTTTCCGTCAGCATCAGGCCGCCGCTTTTGAGACGGAAGTGGAGCGCTGGCAGCTGGACGATGACAGCAGCCAGGAGATCGCGCCGGTGGCAGAAGAAGCGATCGACGAGGACGCGCAGCCGGTGATGGCCGACATGAGCGGCAATATCTGGAAAGTGCTGGTGCAGCCGGGCGACGAGGTGACAGCCGGACAGCCGCTGGTCATCGTCGAGGCGATGAAAATGGAGCTGGCGATTGTCGCGCCGCAGGCGGGGCGCGTGAAGCGTCTTGGCTGTAAGCCTGGCCGTCCGGTCAATCCCGGCGACAGCCTGCTGTGGCTGGAGTAG
- the urtA gene encoding urea ABC transporter substrate-binding protein, producing the protein MKRRSLLKAFALSATFLSMGFSLQAYAAETIKVGIMHSLSGTMAISETPLKDMALMTIAEINAKGGVLGKQLEPVVVDPASNWPLFAEKARQLLSQDKAAVVFGCWTSVSRKSVLPVFEELNGLLFYPVQYEGEEMSPNVFYTGAAPNQQAIPAVEYMMSEDGGSAKRFFLLGTDYVYPRTTNKILRAFLHSKGVKDQDIEEVYTPFGYSDYQTIVSNIKKFSAGGKTAVISTINGDSNVPFYKELANQGIKATDVPVVAFSVGEEELRGIDAKPLVGHLAAWNYFESVSNPVNSKFVADYRAYAKAHKLPNADTVVTNDPMEATYVGIHMWAQAVEKAGTTDVDKVRAAMANQSFAAPSGFTLTMDATNHHLHKPVMIGEIEDNGQFNVVWQTEQAVRAQPWSPFIAGNDKKPDHPVKTGGK; encoded by the coding sequence ATGAAAAGACGTTCGTTGCTGAAAGCATTTGCCCTGTCCGCCACCTTTTTGAGCATGGGCTTTTCTCTACAGGCATACGCAGCAGAGACCATTAAAGTGGGGATCATGCACTCCCTCTCCGGGACGATGGCGATCTCTGAAACGCCGCTGAAAGACATGGCGCTGATGACCATCGCCGAGATCAACGCCAAAGGCGGCGTGCTGGGTAAACAGCTGGAGCCGGTGGTGGTCGATCCGGCCTCCAACTGGCCGCTGTTCGCGGAAAAAGCCCGTCAGTTACTGAGCCAGGATAAAGCGGCGGTGGTGTTTGGCTGCTGGACCTCGGTATCGCGTAAATCCGTGCTGCCGGTATTTGAGGAACTGAACGGGCTGCTGTTCTACCCGGTGCAGTATGAGGGCGAAGAGATGTCGCCGAACGTCTTCTACACCGGTGCCGCGCCAAACCAGCAGGCGATCCCGGCGGTGGAGTACATGATGAGCGAAGACGGCGGCAGCGCGAAACGCTTCTTCCTGCTCGGCACCGATTACGTCTATCCGCGCACCACCAACAAGATCCTGCGCGCCTTCCTGCACAGCAAAGGCGTGAAGGATCAGGACATTGAAGAGGTCTATACGCCGTTCGGTTACAGCGATTACCAGACCATTGTCTCCAACATCAAAAAATTCTCGGCCGGTGGCAAAACGGCGGTGATCTCCACCATCAACGGCGACTCCAACGTGCCGTTCTATAAAGAGCTGGCGAACCAGGGCATCAAGGCGACGGACGTGCCGGTGGTGGCCTTCTCGGTGGGTGAAGAAGAGCTGCGCGGGATCGATGCCAAACCGCTGGTCGGGCATCTGGCGGCGTGGAACTACTTTGAGTCGGTCAGCAATCCGGTGAACAGCAAATTTGTCGCCGATTACCGGGCGTATGCCAAAGCGCACAAGCTGCCGAACGCCGATACCGTGGTGACCAACGATCCGATGGAAGCCACGTATGTCGGCATTCATATGTGGGCGCAGGCAGTGGAAAAAGCAGGCACCACCGACGTGGATAAAGTGCGCGCGGCCATGGCCAACCAGTCATTCGCCGCGCCGAGCGGCTTCACCCTGACCATGGACGCCACCAACCATCACCTGCACAAACCGGTGATGATTGGCGAAATCGAAGATAACGGTCAGTTCAACGTGGTGTGGCAGACGGAGCAGGCGGTTCGCGCCCAGCCGTGGAGCCCGTTCATTGCCGGTAACGACAAAAAGCCGGATCACCCGGTGAAAACCGGCGGTAAGTAA
- the atzF gene encoding allophanate hydrolase — protein sequence MTAMTGNTLSAWQQHIHQHSDDIFSLLEAYAGSLASEDNAWIAIASAAQIREQLDALLPQYQQNPQALPLFGIPFAVKDNIDVAGWPTTAACPAFAYAAERDAFAVAKLKAAGAIVIGKTNLDQFATGLVGTRSPYGAVSNTFNADYVSGGSSSGSASVVARGLVPFALGTDTAGSGRVPAAFNNIVGLKPTKGWLSAQGVVPACRLNDTLSVFALTVEDAFYITTLAAGHDAGDAYSRVHPASAPAAISQNPVFAIPATLTFFDDAQAEAAWEQALAALRASGATLKPIDFSAFTRLAEQLYQGPWVAERTAAVGEMLDHPAQMDPTVHGIISGGLKFSAVEAFQAEYLRAELAQQINAALREVDALVVPTSPTIHTIDEMKQEPVRFNSQFGTYTNFTNLADLSALALPAPFRADGLPAGITLIAPAWHDRALADFGVRWQQQLALPLGATGRDFTPSCTPLPVSAQHVRVAVVGAHLRGMPLNFQLTTRRAVFVETTQTAACYLLYALANTQPQKPGLARADEGAAIEVELWDIPLARFGEFVAEIPPPLGIGTLELSDGRLVKGFICEPAALPDATDITAFGGWRNWIARQETRHV from the coding sequence ATGACAGCAATGACAGGAAATACGTTGTCGGCATGGCAACAGCATATCCACCAGCATAGCGATGACATATTTTCACTCCTTGAGGCGTATGCCGGATCCCTGGCGTCGGAAGATAACGCCTGGATCGCCATTGCCAGCGCTGCGCAGATCCGCGAGCAGCTCGACGCCTTATTGCCGCAGTACCAGCAGAACCCGCAGGCGCTGCCGTTATTCGGTATTCCCTTCGCGGTGAAAGACAATATTGACGTCGCGGGCTGGCCGACCACCGCCGCCTGTCCGGCCTTCGCTTATGCTGCTGAGCGCGATGCCTTCGCGGTGGCAAAACTCAAAGCGGCAGGGGCGATCGTCATCGGCAAAACCAATCTCGACCAGTTCGCCACCGGGCTGGTGGGCACGCGCTCACCCTATGGCGCGGTGAGCAATACTTTTAACGCGGATTACGTCAGCGGCGGCTCCAGCTCCGGCTCGGCCTCCGTTGTTGCGCGCGGTCTGGTGCCGTTCGCGCTGGGCACCGACACCGCCGGATCCGGGCGCGTCCCGGCGGCCTTTAACAATATCGTCGGGCTGAAGCCCACCAAAGGCTGGCTCTCCGCGCAGGGCGTGGTGCCTGCCTGTCGGCTGAACGACACGCTGTCGGTCTTCGCCCTGACGGTGGAGGACGCCTTTTATATCACCACCCTTGCCGCAGGCCACGACGCCGGGGATGCCTACTCCCGCGTGCATCCGGCCAGCGCGCCTGCCGCCATTTCACAAAATCCGGTGTTTGCCATCCCGGCAACCCTCACCTTTTTTGACGATGCGCAGGCGGAAGCCGCGTGGGAACAGGCGTTGGCCGCGCTGCGCGCAAGTGGCGCGACCCTCAAGCCGATTGATTTTTCAGCCTTCACCCGCCTCGCAGAACAGCTGTATCAGGGGCCATGGGTGGCGGAGCGTACCGCCGCTGTTGGTGAAATGCTGGATCACCCGGCGCAAATGGATCCCACCGTGCACGGGATTATTTCCGGGGGCCTGAAATTCAGCGCCGTGGAAGCGTTTCAGGCGGAATACCTGCGCGCGGAACTGGCGCAGCAGATTAACGCCGCCCTGCGTGAGGTGGATGCGCTGGTGGTGCCGACCTCGCCGACCATTCACACCATCGATGAGATGAAGCAGGAGCCGGTGCGCTTTAACTCGCAGTTTGGCACCTACACCAACTTTACCAATCTGGCGGATCTTTCCGCGCTGGCGCTGCCTGCGCCGTTCCGCGCCGACGGATTACCTGCAGGGATCACGCTGATCGCCCCGGCCTGGCACGATCGCGCGCTGGCGGATTTCGGCGTGCGCTGGCAACAGCAACTGGCGCTGCCGCTGGGGGCGACGGGGCGGGATTTCACGCCGTCCTGCACGCCGCTACCGGTGTCGGCGCAGCATGTGCGCGTGGCGGTAGTCGGTGCGCATCTGCGCGGTATGCCGCTCAATTTCCAGCTGACTACCCGCCGGGCGGTCTTTGTGGAAACCACGCAAACCGCCGCCTGCTACCTCTTGTATGCGCTGGCGAATACCCAGCCGCAGAAACCGGGTCTTGCCCGCGCGGATGAGGGGGCGGCCATTGAGGTGGAACTGTGGGACATCCCGCTGGCCCGCTTCGGGGAATTCGTTGCGGAGATCCCGCCGCCGCTCGGCATCGGCACGCTGGAGCTGAGCGATGGCCGTCTGGTGAAAGGCTTTATCTGTGAACCGGCAGCGCTACCTGATGCCACGGACATTACCGCATTCGGAGGCTGGCGCAACTGGATCGCCCGCCAGGAGACCCGCCATGTTTAA
- a CDS encoding helix-turn-helix domain-containing protein produces MATLKEMMAKRSPESRDRIKARAAEIRQEITLAKLREELNVSQTQLAAALGVSQPSVVKMEKIDNDPKLSTLKRYVTALGGELTLDVTLPDGKRIALNL; encoded by the coding sequence ATGGCGACGCTTAAAGAAATGATGGCTAAACGCTCTCCAGAAAGCCGTGATCGCATAAAGGCGCGTGCCGCTGAAATACGTCAGGAAATTACCTTAGCGAAACTGCGCGAAGAGCTAAACGTCTCGCAGACACAACTCGCCGCCGCGCTGGGCGTAAGCCAGCCTTCTGTCGTTAAGATGGAGAAGATCGATAATGACCCGAAACTTTCTACACTCAAGCGCTATGTTACGGCGCTGGGCGGAGAGTTAACGTTAGATGTTACCCTGCCAGACGGTAAGCGAATTGCGCTTAACCTGTAA